From a region of the Coprococcus comes ATCC 27758 genome:
- the dnaX gene encoding DNA polymerase III subunit gamma/tau, whose translation MSYTALYRKFRPAEFEDVKGQDHIITTLKNQIKADRIGHAYLFCGTRGTGKTTVAKIFAKAVNCEHPVDGSPCGECTMCKNIAAGTSMNVIEIDAASNNGVDNIREIREEVSYRPTEGRYKVYIIDEVHMLSIGAFNALLKTLEEPPEYVIFILATTEAHKIPITILSRCQRYDFKRITIDTIAARLDELMKKEQVEVEEKAIRYIAKAADGSMRDALSLLDQCIAFYLGQKLTYDHVLEVLGAVDTDVFSRLLRQIISQDVGKVLATVEELVMQGRELTQLAADFTWYLRNLLLVKTSDNMEDVLDVSTENLAQLKEEAQMIESGVLLRYIRIFSELTNQLKYATQKRVLLEVTLIKLCKPQMESTKDSLLDRIRALEKQVEEGSFAVAQPQERVVYVNGEAPKPQPKPQLPKALKEDVKQVTSNFRKIANEASGMLRGYLKQARLSVDNQDRLLIVLPDEISASVVGSEEHKQELKDLIEKKIGKTVEIDVRQVENGRHFEDSFVDIEKVINMEITIEDE comes from the coding sequence ATGTCATATACTGCCCTGTATCGTAAATTCCGTCCTGCGGAATTTGAAGACGTAAAAGGACAAGATCATATTATCACAACGCTGAAGAATCAGATAAAGGCGGACAGGATCGGACATGCATATCTGTTCTGCGGCACAAGAGGAACCGGAAAGACAACAGTAGCGAAGATTTTTGCAAAGGCAGTCAATTGCGAGCATCCGGTAGACGGAAGTCCCTGCGGGGAATGTACCATGTGCAAAAATATTGCAGCCGGTACTTCCATGAACGTCATTGAGATCGATGCGGCTTCCAACAACGGTGTGGACAATATCCGTGAGATCAGGGAAGAGGTATCCTACCGTCCGACGGAGGGAAGATATAAGGTGTATATCATCGATGAGGTGCATATGCTTTCAATAGGTGCATTTAATGCTCTGTTAAAGACTTTGGAAGAACCCCCGGAATATGTAATCTTTATTCTTGCAACGACAGAGGCACATAAGATTCCGATCACGATTTTATCCAGATGCCAGCGCTACGATTTCAAGCGTATTACGATCGATACGATCGCAGCGCGGTTGGATGAACTGATGAAAAAAGAACAAGTTGAGGTAGAAGAAAAAGCAATCCGCTATATTGCGAAAGCGGCGGACGGATCCATGCGAGATGCACTAAGTCTTCTGGATCAGTGCATTGCGTTTTACCTCGGACAGAAGCTGACCTACGATCATGTTCTTGAGGTTCTTGGCGCGGTGGATACGGATGTATTCAGCCGGCTTCTCAGACAGATCATCAGCCAGGATGTGGGAAAGGTACTTGCTACCGTAGAAGAGCTTGTGATGCAGGGAAGAGAACTGACGCAGCTTGCGGCAGATTTTACCTGGTATCTGCGCAACCTTCTTCTGGTGAAGACTTCGGATAATATGGAAGATGTGCTGGATGTATCGACGGAGAATCTGGCGCAGCTGAAAGAGGAAGCACAGATGATCGAATCCGGGGTGCTGCTCCGGTATATCCGTATTTTTTCCGAGCTGACAAATCAGCTCAAATACGCAACACAGAAAAGAGTGCTTCTGGAAGTAACACTGATCAAGCTTTGCAAACCGCAGATGGAGAGTACGAAGGACAGTCTTCTGGACCGGATCCGTGCACTGGAAAAACAGGTAGAAGAAGGAAGTTTTGCAGTTGCGCAGCCACAGGAGAGGGTTGTTTATGTAAATGGTGAAGCACCGAAGCCACAGCCAAAACCGCAGCTTCCGAAAGCACTGAAGGAAGATGTAAAGCAGGTGACATCCAATTTCCGGAAGATTGCAAACGAAGCATCAGGAATGCTTAGAGGCTATCTGAAGCAGGCAAGACTCAGCGTGGACAATCAGGACAGACTTCTGATCGTTCTGCCGGATGAGATCAGCGCCAGCGTGGTAGGAAGCGAAGAACATAAGCAGGAATTAAAAGATCTGATTGAGAAAAAAATCGGCAAGACTGTGGAGATTGATGTGCGTCAGGTGGAGAACGGACGCCATTTTGAAGACAGTTTTGTGGATATAGAAAAAGTGATCAATATGGAGATCACGATTGAAGATGAATAA